In Capra hircus breed San Clemente chromosome 26, ASM170441v1, whole genome shotgun sequence, the following are encoded in one genomic region:
- the HHEX gene encoding hematopoietically-expressed homeobox protein HHEX: MQYPHPGPATAAGAVGVPLYAPTPLLQPAHPTPFYIEDILGRGPAAPTPTPTLPSPNSSFTSLVSSYRAPVYEPTPIHPAFSHHSAAALAAAYGPSGFGGPLYPFPRSVNDYTHALLRHDPLGKPLLWSPFLQRPLHKRKGGQVRFSNDQTIELEKKFETQKYLSPPERKRLAKMLQLSERQVKTWFQNRRAKWRRLKQENPQNNKKEELESLDSSCDQRQDLPSEQNKGALDSSQCSPSPVSQEDLESEISEDSDQEVDIEGDKGYFNAG; encoded by the exons ATGCAGTACCCGCACCCCGGGCCGGCGACGGCGGCGGGCGCCGTGGGGGTGCCGCTGTACGCGCCCACGCCGCTGCTGCAGCCAGCGCACCCGACGCCGTTCTACATCGAAGACATCCTGGGTCGCGGGCCCGCCGCGCCCACCCCCACGCCCACGCTGCCGTCCCCCAACTCCTCCTTCACCAGCCTCGTGTCCTCCTACCGGGCCCCGGTGTACGAGCCCACGCCGATCCACCCCGCCTTCTCGCACCACTCCGCCGCCGCGCTGGCCGCCGCCTACGGACCTAGCGGCTTCGGGGGCCCTCTGTACCCCTTCCCGCGGTCGGTGAACGACTACACGCACGCCCTGCTCCGCCACGACCCCCTGG GCAAACCCCTGCTCTGGAGCCCTTTCTTGCAGAGACCTCTGCATAAAAGGAAAGGAGGCCAGGTGAGGTTCTCCAATGACCAGACCATCGAGCTGGAGAAGAAGTTTGAGACCCAGAAATACCTCTCCCCGCCCGAGAGGAAGCGGCTGGCCAAGATGCTGCAGCTTAGCGAGAGGCAG GTCAAAACCTGGTTTCAGAATCGACGGGCTAAATGGAGAAGACTAAAACAG GAGAACcctcaaaacaataaaaaagaagaacTGGAAAGTTTGGACAGTTCTTGCGACCAGAGGCAAGACTTGCCTAGTGAACAGAATAAAGGTGCTTTGGATAGCTCTCAGTGTTCACCCTCCCCTGTCTCCCAGGAAGACCTTGAATCAGAGATTTCAGAGGATTCTGATCAGGAAGTGGACATCGAGGGCGATAAAGGCTATTTTAATGCTGGATGA